A stretch of DNA from Hydrotalea sp.:
CGCAAATTAAAACACCCAACAAGGTCGAAAAAGTTACGAACGTTTATTGACCAGTAAGTCTATCACCCTATGCAAGGTTGCAAATATTATAAATACGTTCTAATATTGCAATTATGATTGCGATTCGTCCTAGCAAAAGCTCAAATTATACAGCAGGGTTAAAATATGGCGACTGCTTAATTTTAGTAAAAAATAATAATACTAAAAGAAGGGTTTTAGACTCCCTTATAAATAGCGAGCGCGTGCAGATTAGAAGGAATATTGCGAAGCATCCTAATGCTAATAAAAAAATATTAAATAAATTAAAGAATGATACTGATAATCACGTGCTTTTTAATATTGTGACAAATCCTAATTCGTCAAATAAAATTAATAAACATATTTTTCAGAAAAAATATTTTATTTCATATAGCTTTACGACAGAAAAAATATATTTATTAATTTCGTGTCAACGCGAACCAATACTATCATCAATTATATTTAAAAGGCCTAAAGATAAATGGATAGAATGCGAAGTAGCGAAAAATAAACATACATCCAGAAAGACTTTAAATGCACTTCTAAACTATAAAGGAAAATATAATGATTGGATAAAATCATCCCTCGCCAAAAATCCCAAAATTCCAACAAGCTTCATCGACACCTTAATAAAATACAATGGCAAAGGTAAAGATTTTGTTAAATACTCACTCATTGAAAATCCAAGAATAAATAAAAGACACATCATCGCCTTATTAAACAGCGGTGATAAAAATATAATAAGAAAAATAAGAAAAAATCCATCAACGCCCTTTTCTATCTTAAAAAAAATAATAGACAAGCGTTACTAAACCGCCATCTGTTGCTCACTAAAAACCGCTTGCCAGGCGTGAAGTAACGCGACCTGTTTTCTTTTCCGCCTGCCCTGCTCGACCATTTGGCCCAATGCGGCGCGGCGGGCGCGGGCACCAACCTCGTCCCTTATCATGTTCATTAAAAATGGTAACATCGACGATGTCGGCACGCCGGCGTCGTCGAATTCTTGCAAAAATGGCTGGAGTTTTTTTTCAAAAAATTCTTGCTTGCCCTCCGCCGCCCCCATCGTTTCCATCGATGCCGCCCGCAACAAAAATGGGTTGGCCACCGCGGCGCGGCCAATCATCACGCCGTCGCAATGGGGCAAATGGGTTTCAATATCGGCGATGGTTTGCACCCCGCCGTTCAACACAATCTCCAACGCCGAAAATTTTTTCTTGGCGTCATACACCCGTTGATAATTCAGCGGCGGCACATGGCGATTTTGTCGCGGGTTTAAACCCTTCAACAATGCCTTGCGCGCGTGAATGTGAAACAACCGCACCCGTGGCGCGGCCGAAATAATTGTGTCGATAAAACGATAAAGGAATTCTTCATCCTCGGCATCGTCAACCCCTATCCGGCATTTAACCGACAGCAACATGTCGGGGAATTCATCGCTCAACGCGCGAAGCATCGCCGACACCACATCGGGTTTTTTCATCAATGACGCGCCAAATTCGCCCGACAAAACCGCCTTCGACGGGCAACCACAATTCAGGTTGATTTCGGTAAAGCCAGCCCGCGCCACCAACGCGCCGGCGCGCAATGCTTCATCGACCGTGCTGGCGCCCAGTTGAAATGCAACCGCTCCCTCCTCGATTCCAGTGCGCAAATGTTGCGCGCGTTTTTTTTCATCGCCCATGAATATCAAACTTTTCGCCGGCACCATCTCGCCATATATTTTTACATCGGGGTTGAACAGCCGCAAAAACCGCCGCCCCCAATAATGGGTGGCCGCCATCATCGGCGCGACCGACAATTTGCTTGGTTCTATCATGACAGCGTGAGTTTTGAATCCTGCGCATCCTTAAAAAAATTCACCACGGCGTCGCGCGAATAATCGGTTAGGTCCTTGCCGAACAGCGACAATTTTTCAATCATGTCGGGCGGCATGGTGATAATTTGGCAACCGCACCGCGCCGCCTCCACCGCGCTGAAAACTTGCCGCGTGCCGGCCCACAATAATTCGGCATTTGCATGGTTGCTTGCTTTAATAATATCGGCCGCTTGCTTAACAATCGGTTCGGGGTCAACACCGGTATCGGCAATCCGCCCGCCAAAAATCGACAGCACCGACGGCGTGGCCGGATTCAAAAACGGCAATAAATCGGCAATTTGTTTGCTGGTAAATATCGCGGTGATGTTTAATTTAATACCGACGTCGCTCAAAACCCTTATCACCTTATGGGTCGGTGCCCCCTTGGTGTTTATCACCGGCACCTTAACATAAACATTATCCGCCCAGGCCGCCAAGATGTTGCCTTGGGCTATCATGGCGTCATCGTCATCGGCGAAAATTTCAAAACTGATGGGTTTTTTTATTTCCCGCAACAATTCCATGGCAAATTGTTTGTAATCCGCCACGCCCGATTTTTTCATCAGGCTGGGGTTGGTGGTAAAGCCCGCGACATGGGGCAATTTGTTCAAGGCGAACATCGTGGCCTTATCCGCGCCGTCGGCATAGATGGCGATAGATGGCAATTTGCCGCTTGGTTTATCTGATAGTATTTGCGCTGAATTCATGGGTATCTTCATACTATTTTTTTTGGCAAAAGACAAAACATCTGGTCATGTTTTAAACAACTTAAGGTAGAATCTTGAAAAACCCT
This window harbors:
- a CDS encoding transaldolase family protein, producing the protein MNSAQILSDKPSGKLPSIAIYADGADKATMFALNKLPHVAGFTTNPSLMKKSGVADYKQFAMELLREIKKPISFEIFADDDDAMIAQGNILAAWADNVYVKVPVINTKGAPTHKVIRVLSDVGIKLNITAIFTSKQIADLLPFLNPATPSVLSIFGGRIADTGVDPEPIVKQAADIIKASNHANAELLWAGTRQVFSAVEAARCGCQIITMPPDMIEKLSLFGKDLTDYSRDAVVNFFKDAQDSKLTLS
- the dusA gene encoding tRNA dihydrouridine(20/20a) synthase DusA, whose product is MIEPSKLSVAPMMAATHYWGRRFLRLFNPDVKIYGEMVPAKSLIFMGDEKKRAQHLRTGIEEGAVAFQLGASTVDEALRAGALVARAGFTEINLNCGCPSKAVLSGEFGASLMKKPDVVSAMLRALSDEFPDMLLSVKCRIGVDDAEDEEFLYRFIDTIISAAPRVRLFHIHARKALLKGLNPRQNRHVPPLNYQRVYDAKKKFSALEIVLNGGVQTIADIETHLPHCDGVMIGRAAVANPFLLRAASMETMGAAEGKQEFFEKKLQPFLQEFDDAGVPTSSMLPFLMNMIRDEVGARARRAALGQMVEQGRRKRKQVALLHAWQAVFSEQQMAV